One Chitinophaga sp. H8 DNA window includes the following coding sequences:
- a CDS encoding AGE family epimerase/isomerase — translation MKQFAEQYKLELLENVLPFWMKNSPDETYGGYFTCLERDGAVYDTDKFMWLQGRQVWLFSMLFDKVAPREEWRKLAEQGAAFMEKYGRDAAGNWYFSLTREGQPLTQPYNIFSDCFAAMGFGALYKIQPEQRYYDIAKDTFNNILERRNNPKGAYNKAFPGTRELKNFALPMILCNLSLELEHILGSETVNRFIPEVLHEVMDVFYQPDKGLILENVNADGSFSDSFEGRLINPGHTIEAMWFIMDLAVRLNRPELAEQAVAIALRTLEYGWDQEHGGIFYFMDVQGHPVQQLEWDQKLWWVHMETLVCLAKGYQITGNEACKTWFEKVHAYTWAHFKDQEHGEWFGYLTRQGQPLLSLKGGKWKGCFHVPRALYQVWQTLEKIAQLEPIAS, via the coding sequence ATGAAACAATTTGCTGAACAGTATAAGCTGGAACTGCTGGAGAATGTGCTGCCCTTTTGGATGAAAAATTCTCCGGATGAAACTTACGGAGGTTATTTTACTTGTCTGGAAAGAGATGGTGCGGTGTATGATACCGATAAATTCATGTGGTTGCAGGGCAGGCAGGTATGGTTGTTTTCCATGCTGTTTGATAAGGTAGCTCCCCGCGAAGAATGGCGTAAGCTGGCCGAGCAGGGCGCTGCATTTATGGAGAAATATGGAAGGGATGCAGCAGGCAACTGGTATTTCTCTTTGACCCGGGAGGGGCAGCCGCTGACACAGCCTTATAATATTTTTTCTGATTGTTTTGCAGCCATGGGTTTTGGCGCATTGTATAAGATTCAGCCGGAACAACGTTATTATGATATCGCAAAAGATACGTTTAATAACATTCTGGAAAGACGTAATAACCCCAAAGGTGCTTACAATAAAGCCTTTCCTGGTACGCGTGAGCTGAAAAACTTTGCGCTGCCGATGATCCTTTGCAATTTGTCGCTGGAGCTGGAGCATATCCTGGGAAGTGAAACGGTGAACCGTTTTATCCCCGAAGTGCTGCACGAAGTAATGGACGTGTTCTACCAGCCTGACAAGGGGTTGATCCTGGAAAACGTCAATGCAGATGGGAGTTTTTCCGATAGCTTTGAAGGTCGCCTGATCAATCCGGGGCATACGATTGAAGCGATGTGGTTCATTATGGACCTGGCAGTACGACTGAACAGACCGGAGCTGGCAGAACAGGCCGTGGCCATTGCTTTGCGCACGCTGGAATATGGATGGGACCAGGAGCATGGTGGCATATTTTATTTTATGGATGTGCAGGGGCATCCGGTACAGCAATTAGAGTGGGATCAGAAACTGTGGTGGGTGCATATGGAAACGCTGGTATGTCTGGCAAAGGGATATCAGATTACTGGCAATGAAGCCTGTAAAACGTGGTTTGAGAAAGTTCATGCTTACACCTGGGCACATTTTAAAGACCAGGAACATGGAGAGTGGTTTGGATATCTTACCCGTCAGGGGCAACCCTTATTATCACTCAAGGGTGGTAAATGGAAAGGTTGTTTTCATGTACCGCGGGCGTTATACCAGGTATGGCAAACGCTGGAAAAGATCGCACAATTGGAACCTATCGCGTCTTAG
- a CDS encoding DUF4434 domain-containing protein produces the protein MRITGTFLDEISHDIPHQNWGRAEWDKDFAYMKALGIDTVILIRSGYRRFITYPSQYLQQQFGCYAPPVDLVGMYLELADKYDMQFYFGLYDSGHYWDTGNMQPEIDANRFVIAEVWRKYGHHKSFRGWYLSMEISRRTKGAGDAFRTLGLQCKEISGGLPTFISPWIDGKKAVMAAHAELTKEDAVSIQEHEKEWSEIFENISGAVDAVAFQDGHIDYHELPDFFAVNKQMADRYGLQCWTNAESFDRDMPIKFLPIKFEKLRLKLEAARLAGYDKAITFEFSHFMSPQSAYGQAAHLYNRYKEYLETLKTK, from the coding sequence ATGAGAATAACGGGAACGTTCCTGGACGAGATCAGCCACGATATTCCTCATCAAAACTGGGGGCGTGCTGAGTGGGATAAGGATTTTGCTTACATGAAAGCGCTAGGCATTGACACGGTGATCCTGATCCGCAGTGGTTACCGTCGTTTTATTACCTATCCTTCCCAATACCTGCAGCAGCAGTTTGGCTGTTATGCTCCCCCGGTAGACCTGGTAGGTATGTACCTGGAGCTGGCAGATAAATATGACATGCAGTTTTATTTTGGTTTGTATGATAGCGGACATTACTGGGATACCGGCAATATGCAGCCTGAAATAGATGCCAACCGGTTTGTGATAGCCGAGGTGTGGCGTAAGTATGGGCACCATAAAAGTTTTAGGGGGTGGTACCTGAGTATGGAAATCAGCCGGCGGACAAAAGGCGCCGGAGATGCCTTCCGTACATTGGGACTGCAATGCAAGGAGATCAGCGGTGGGCTGCCCACCTTTATTTCTCCCTGGATAGATGGCAAGAAGGCCGTGATGGCGGCGCATGCTGAACTAACTAAAGAAGATGCGGTGTCTATTCAGGAACATGAAAAAGAGTGGAGCGAAATATTTGAGAATATCAGTGGCGCAGTAGATGCTGTTGCTTTTCAGGATGGACATATTGATTACCACGAGCTGCCTGATTTTTTTGCCGTGAATAAGCAGATGGCTGACCGGTATGGGCTGCAATGCTGGACCAATGCAGAGTCATTTGACCGGGATATGCCTATCAAGTTTTTGCCTATTAAATTTGAGAAGCTGCGTTTGAAGCTGGAAGCGGCCAGGCTGGCAGGTTATGATAAGGCTATCACGTTTGAGTTCTCCCATTTTATGAGCCCGCAGTCTGCTTATGGACAAGCAGCTCATTTATATAACCGGTACAAGGAATATCTCGAAACATTAAAAACTAAATAA
- a CDS encoding GDSL-type esterase/lipase family protein yields the protein MMKKMIGTGALLATMFLSATAQTEVSTDSSYANGWYEQRMDFFRHVPKQKKAIVFLGNSITEVGDWQEIIGNKPVQNRGISGDNSYGVLARLDETLQEKPAKIFLMIGVNDIKRGTPVTVIAHNQERIVQRIKALSPGTKVYMQSVLPVHEPILADIYKKITNERIKSLNSLLQEIAGRNQVPYVDLHPVFTDENGQLKRDMTTDGLHLRPAAYIKWVAGLKEKKLL from the coding sequence ATGATGAAAAAGATGATCGGTACCGGTGCGTTGTTAGCTACGATGTTTTTGTCTGCCACCGCACAAACGGAGGTGTCTACAGACAGTAGCTATGCCAACGGCTGGTATGAACAACGGATGGATTTTTTCAGGCATGTACCTAAACAGAAGAAGGCGATTGTATTTCTTGGCAACAGTATTACAGAGGTAGGCGACTGGCAGGAGATCATTGGCAACAAGCCGGTGCAAAACCGCGGTATCAGTGGGGATAACTCCTATGGTGTATTGGCAAGACTGGATGAAACGCTGCAGGAAAAGCCGGCAAAGATATTTCTGATGATAGGGGTAAATGACATCAAACGGGGAACACCCGTAACCGTTATTGCCCATAACCAGGAACGGATAGTACAGCGGATCAAAGCATTAAGTCCTGGTACTAAAGTGTATATGCAAAGTGTATTGCCCGTACATGAGCCAATACTGGCGGATATCTACAAGAAGATCACCAACGAGCGGATTAAAAGCCTGAATAGTTTGTTGCAGGAAATTGCCGGACGTAACCAGGTACCTTATGTAGATCTGCACCCGGTATTTACAGATGAGAACGGGCAGCTGAAGAGAGATATGACCACTGATGGATTGCATTTGCGGCCCGCTGCCTATATTAAATGGGTAGCCGGTTTAAAAGAAAAAAAGCTCCTTTAA
- a CDS encoding GDSL-type esterase/lipase family protein: protein MKKIFGLLSLLSCGHLLIAQQKIDSNYANPYYLQRMEYFNQVPKQHNNIVFLGNSITERGKWQDLLPGMKVINRGIGGDNTFGVLGRLDGILAEKPARIYLLIGINDLGRGLPIAVIIHNYQRIIARIKQLSPKTKVYIQSVLPLNEAVLPYAYLKGKNVKVQELNVAIQQVVQEHHLTYINLHEVFADEQGELKKELTEDGIHLKPMAYVEWVKYLKAKKFI, encoded by the coding sequence ATGAAAAAAATATTCGGGCTGCTATCTTTATTATCCTGTGGGCATCTTTTGATAGCACAACAAAAAATAGACAGCAACTACGCTAATCCATATTATCTGCAAAGGATGGAATACTTTAATCAGGTACCCAAGCAGCATAATAATATTGTTTTCCTGGGCAACAGCATTACGGAAAGAGGAAAATGGCAGGACCTGCTGCCGGGCATGAAAGTGATTAACCGGGGTATTGGCGGTGATAATACTTTTGGTGTATTGGGCCGGCTGGATGGTATACTGGCAGAAAAGCCCGCCCGCATCTACCTGCTCATTGGCATCAATGATCTGGGAAGAGGATTGCCAATAGCGGTGATCATCCATAATTACCAGCGTATCATAGCACGTATCAAACAGCTGTCGCCTAAAACAAAAGTGTATATCCAGAGTGTGCTGCCCCTGAATGAAGCGGTATTGCCCTATGCGTATCTGAAAGGGAAGAATGTAAAGGTGCAGGAACTGAATGTGGCTATACAGCAGGTCGTGCAGGAGCATCACCTTACCTATATCAATTTGCATGAAGTATTTGCAGATGAGCAGGGAGAATTGAAAAAGGAATTGACAGAAGATGGGATCCACCTGAAGCCGATGGCTTATGTGGAGTGGGTAAAATATCTGAAAGCGAAGAAATTCATATAA
- a CDS encoding sodium:solute symporter family protein codes for MSLSVIDIVIIFAYIIGVIFLGFYISKKASKDLQSYFLGGNSMKWYYLGLSNASGMFDISGTMWTVSILFIYGLKSAFIPWLWPVWNQVFVFVYLAIWMRRSNTMTGAQWITFRFGDGKGARLSHIIIVAFAIISVIGFIAYFFEGIGKFCTSILPWDLSMQIGTYHLTSERGYALILCILTTLYTIKGGMYSVVATEVLQFFIMTIACLIIGYIGYTSVTAEQINAVVPNGWKDLSFGWNLGLDWTTTALPNVSDKITSDGFGLFGLLFMMMLFKGIFASIAGPVPSYDMQRVLSTRTPSDAAKMSVSSILVLYIPRYLMVAAFAVLGLVYLGPELGAMGKDIDFEKVLPLAIARFVPVGLQGLLLAGLLAAFMGTFSAFVNAAPAYIVNDIYKKYINPNASNAKYIRLSIWSSVILVMLGIIFGFNASSLNKLTLWITSALYGGYAASNVLKWIWWRFTGNGYFYGMLFGLIGSSVKLFFFPEIVDIYVFPIMLLFSFVGCIIGTYLTPLENREAVKQFYRQTRPWGFWGPIKREVMAEDPGFKPNNDFKRDMFNIVVGITWQMAQVVIPIYFMIRENYHMLVWVLIFIVTSWLLKKYWWNRLKEADEMPANITPSNN; via the coding sequence ATGTCCTTAAGTGTAATTGATATTGTTATCATCTTCGCCTATATCATAGGTGTTATCTTCCTGGGCTTTTATATCTCCAAAAAGGCCTCCAAAGATCTGCAATCCTACTTCCTGGGAGGTAATAGCATGAAATGGTACTATCTGGGGTTGAGTAATGCTTCGGGCATGTTTGATATTTCGGGTACGATGTGGACGGTAAGCATCCTGTTTATTTACGGATTAAAAAGCGCTTTTATTCCCTGGCTATGGCCGGTATGGAACCAGGTATTTGTGTTTGTATACCTGGCTATCTGGATGAGACGGTCTAATACGATGACGGGAGCACAATGGATCACCTTCCGTTTTGGAGATGGGAAGGGCGCCCGTCTTTCGCATATCATTATTGTAGCTTTTGCCATTATCAGTGTAATCGGGTTCATTGCTTATTTCTTTGAAGGGATTGGAAAGTTCTGTACCTCTATTCTTCCGTGGGACCTGAGTATGCAGATCGGCACCTATCATTTAACTTCTGAAAGAGGATATGCATTGATCCTTTGTATCCTGACTACCTTATACACCATTAAAGGAGGGATGTACAGTGTGGTAGCCACCGAAGTGCTTCAGTTCTTTATTATGACGATTGCCTGTCTGATCATTGGTTATATAGGCTATACTTCTGTTACAGCAGAACAGATCAACGCCGTGGTACCGAATGGGTGGAAGGATCTTTCCTTTGGATGGAATCTTGGTTTGGACTGGACCACCACGGCCTTGCCGAATGTAAGTGATAAGATCACTTCGGATGGGTTTGGGTTGTTCGGGTTGTTGTTTATGATGATGCTGTTCAAAGGGATTTTTGCTTCTATTGCCGGGCCGGTGCCCAGCTATGATATGCAGCGGGTATTGTCTACCCGTACCCCCAGTGATGCTGCTAAAATGAGTGTGAGTTCGATCCTGGTATTATACATTCCCCGTTATCTGATGGTAGCTGCTTTTGCGGTGTTGGGGCTGGTATACCTTGGGCCGGAGTTGGGTGCGATGGGGAAAGACATTGATTTTGAAAAGGTATTGCCGCTGGCGATTGCCCGGTTTGTACCGGTAGGGTTACAGGGGTTATTGCTGGCAGGTTTACTGGCTGCGTTCATGGGTACTTTCTCCGCCTTTGTGAATGCAGCGCCTGCTTATATTGTGAATGATATTTACAAAAAATATATTAACCCTAATGCTTCCAATGCCAAATACATACGGCTCAGTATCTGGTCGTCTGTAATATTGGTGATGCTGGGGATCATTTTCGGCTTTAATGCTTCTTCCCTGAACAAGCTGACGTTGTGGATTACTTCCGCCCTGTATGGCGGGTACGCAGCCTCTAACGTGCTGAAATGGATCTGGTGGCGTTTTACCGGGAATGGTTATTTCTATGGCATGTTATTCGGGCTGATCGGTTCTTCCGTGAAGTTGTTCTTCTTCCCGGAAATTGTGGATATCTACGTGTTCCCGATCATGTTACTGTTTTCTTTTGTGGGCTGTATCATTGGCACTTATTTGACACCATTGGAAAACAGGGAAGCGGTAAAACAGTTTTACCGTCAAACCCGCCCATGGGGTTTCTGGGGACCTATCAAGCGGGAGGTGATGGCAGAAGATCCCGGCTTTAAACCCAATAACGATTTCAAGCGCGATATGTTCAATATTGTAGTGGGCATCACCTGGCAGATGGCGCAGGTAGTTATTCCTATCTACTTTATGATCCGTGAAAATTATCACATGCTGGTATGGGTACTGATCTTTATCGTTACCAGCTGGCTATTGAAAAAATACTGGTGGAACCGTTTGAAAGAAGCGGATGAAATGCCTGCCAATATCACTCCATCTAACAATTAA